One Camelina sativa cultivar DH55 chromosome 3, Cs, whole genome shotgun sequence genomic window carries:
- the LOC104778744 gene encoding pyrophosphate-energized membrane proton pump 3-like yields the protein YKYEPVRTLALASSTGHGTNIIAGVSLGLESTALPVLVISVAIISAFWLGNTSGLMDENGNPIGGLFGTAVATMGMLSTAAYVLTMDMFGPIADNAGGIVEMSQQPESVREITDVLDAVGNTTKATTKGFAIGSAALASFLLFSAYMDEVSAFANVSFKEVDIAIPEVFIGGLLGAMLIFLFSAWACAAVGRTAQEVVNEVRRQFIERPGIMDYKEKPDYGRCVAIVASSALREMIKPGALAIVSPIAVGFVFRILGYYTGQPLLGAKVVAAMLMFATVCGILMALFLNTAGGAWDNAKKYIETGALGGKGSDSHKAAVTGDTVGDPFKDTAGPSIHVLIKMLATITLVMAPIFL from the exons TATAAGTATGAGCCTGTCCGGACATTGGCTCTTGCGAGCTCCACTGGTCATGGAACCAATATAATTGCTGGGGTCAGCTTGGGTCTGGAGTCCACGGCTCTTCCTGTTTTAGTTATAAGTGTAGCTATTATTTCTGCTTTTTGGCTGGGAAATACCTCGGGGCTTATGGATGAAAATGGAAACCCCATTGGAGGTCTATTTGGAACCGCTGTAGCTACAATGGGAATGCTAAGCACTGCAGCTTATGTGCTTACAATGGACATGTTTGGTCCTATAGCTGATAATGCAGGTGGAATTGTTGAGATGAGCCAGCAG CCAGAAAGTGTTCGTGAGATCACAGATGTTCTTGATGCTGTTGGGAACACCACAAAAGCAACAACCAAAGGGTTTGCTATTGGATCTGCTGCCCTCGCATCATTCCTTCTCTTTAGTGCCTATATGGACGAGGTTTCAGCGTTTGCTAATGTGTCTTTCAAAGAG GTTGATATTGCTATCCCAGAAGTCTTCATAGGTGGGTTGTTAGGTGCCATGCTTATTTTCCTCTTTAGCGCTTGGGCTTGTGCAGCAGTTGGTCGAACTGCACAGGAGGTTGTCAACGAAGTAAGAAGACAGTTCATTGAGAGGCCTGGCATAATG GACTACAAGGAGAAACCAGATTATGGTCGATGTGTTGCCATTGTCGCATCTTCAGCTTTGAGGGAAATGATAAAACCAGGAGCTTTGGCTATAGTATCACCCATTGCAGTTG GTTTCGTGTTCCGGATATTGGGATACTACACGGGACAACCTCTGCTTGGAGCAAAAGTAGTAGCTGCAATGCTAATGTTTGCAACAGTATGTGGTATCTTGATGGCACTCTTCTTAAATACAGCAGGAGGTGCTTGGGACAATGCAAAGAAATACATTGAGACTGGAGCACTTGGAGGCAAAGGAAGTGATTCCCACAAAGCTGCAGTAACTGGCGATAC TGTGGGAGACCCTTTTAAGGACACAGCCGGACCGTCGATTCACGTTCTCATCAAAATGTTGGCGACTATCACGCTTGTCATGGCTCCAATCTTTCTCTGA
- the LOC104778745 gene encoding pyrophosphate-energized membrane proton pump 3-like, whose product MSAYITVAAFLLGALCSGIAGYVGMWVSVRANVRVSSAARRSAREALQIAVRAGGFSALVVVGMAVIGIAILYSTFYVWLDVDSPGSMKVTDLPLLLVGYGFGASFVALFAQLGGGIYTKGADVGADLVGKVEQGIPEDDPRNPAVIADLVGDNVGDCAARGADLFESIAAEIISAMILGGTMAQKCKIEDPSGFILFPLVVHSFDLVISSIGILSIKGTRNASVKSPVEDPMVVLQKGYSLTIILAVLTFGASTRWLLYTEKAPSAWLNFFMCGLVGIITAYVFVWISRYYTDYKYEPVRTLALASSTGHGTNIIAGVSLGLESTALPVLVISVAIISAFWLGNTSGLMDENGNPIGGLFGTAVATMGMLSTAAYVLTMDMFGPIADNAGGIVEMSQQPESVREITDVLDAVGNTTKATTKGFAIGSAALASFLLFSAYMDEVSAFANVSFKEVDIAIPEVFIGGLLGAMLIFLFSAWACAAVGRTAQEVVNEVRRQFIERPGIMDYKEKPDYGRCVAIVASSALREMIKPGALAIVSPIAVGFVFRILGYYT is encoded by the exons ATGTCTGCATATATTACTGTTGCTGCATTTCTTTTGGGCGCGTTATGCTCAGGTATTGCTGGTTATGTTGGAATGTGGGTGTCAGTTCGTGCTAATGTGCGGGTCTCCAGTGCTGCTAGACGATCCGCAAGGGAAGCATTGCAG ATAGCTGTTCGTGCTGGTGGATTCTCAGCGCTGGTTGTTGTTGGTATGGCTGTGATTGGTATTGCCATCCTGTATTCTACATTTTATGTATGGTTGGACGTGGATTCACCAGGCTCAATGAAGGTTACTGATC tgcctcttcttcttgtggGATATGGATTTGGGGCATCATTTGTTGCCTTATTTGCTCAGTTGGGTGGTGGAATATACACTAAGGGAGCTGATGTTGGGGCAGATTTGGTAGGGAAAGTTGAGCAGGGTATTCCTGAGGATGATCCTCGAAATCCTGCTGTTATTGCTGATTTG GTTGGAGACAATGTTGGGGACTGCGCTGCTCGTGGTGCTGATTTATTTGAAAGTATAGCTGCAGAAATCATTAGTGCAATGATACTTGGGGGTACAATGGCTCAGAAGTGCAAAATTGAAG ATCCATCTGGCTTTATTCTATTTCCTCTAGTTGTTCACTCTTTTGACTTGGTAATATCATCAATTGGTATTCTATCGATCAAGGGAACTCGAAATGCTAGTGTGAAATCTCCAGTAGAGGATCCAATGGTTGTGCTTCAGAAAGGATATTCGCTAACTATTATATTAGCTGTTTTGACATTTGGCGCG TCAACTCGTTGGCTGCTATACACTGAAAAAGCTCCGTCTGCTTGGTTGAATTTCTTTATGTGTGGCTTGGTTGGGATCATCACAGCTTATGTCTTTGTCTGGATATCCAGATATTATACGGACTATAAGTATGAGCCTGTCCGGACATTGGCTCTTGCGAGCTCCACTGGTCATGGAACCAATATAATTGCTGGGGTCAGCTTGGGTCTGGAGTCCACGGCTCTTCCTGTTTTAGTTATAAGTGTAGCTATTATTTCTGCTTTTTGGCTGGGAAATACCTCGGGGCTTATGGATGAAAATGGAAACCCCATTGGAGGTCTATTTGGAACCGCTGTAGCTACAATGGGAATGCTAAGCACTGCAGCTTATGTACTTACAATGGACATGTTTGGTCCTATAGCTGATAATGCAGGTGGAATTGTTGAGATGAGCCAGCAG CCAGAAAGTGTTCGTGAGATCACAGATGTTCTTGATGCTGTTGGGAACACCACAAAAGCAACAACCAAAGGGTTTGCTATTGGATCTGCTGCCCTCGCATCATTCCTTCTCTTTAGTGCCTATATGGACGAGGTTTCAGCGTTTGCTAATGTGTCTTTCAAAGAG GTTGATATTGCTATCCCAGAAGTCTTCATAGGTGGGTTGTTAGGTGCCATGCTTATTTTCCTCTTTAGCGCTTGGGCTTGTGCAGCAGTTGGTCGAACTGCACAGGAGGTTGTCAACGAAGTAAGAAGACAGTTCATTGAGAGGCCTGGCATAATG GACTACAAGGAGAAACCAGATTATGGTCGATGTGTTGCCATTGTCGCATCTTCAGCTTTGAGGGAAATGATAAAACCAGGAGCTTTGGCTATAGTATCACCCATTGCAGTTG GTTTCGTGTTCCGGATATTGGGATACTACACG
- the LOC104778747 gene encoding pyrophosphate-energized membrane proton pump 3-like has protein sequence MMMDEDIEQATLISYTDKPRTFPDMRSKTYSPLIIRILRNLNVRALSVLLLLSFGGIFYMGARTSPVIVFVFVVCIISFMLSVYLTKWVLAKDEGPPEMVQISDAIRDGAEGFFRTQYGTISKMAFLLAFVILCIYLFRNLTPQQEASGLGRTMSAYITVAAFLLGALCSGIAGYVGMWVSVRANVRVSSAARRSAREALQIAVRAGGFSALVVVGMAVIGIAILYSTFYVWLDVDSPGSMKVTDLPLLLVGYGFGASFVALFAQLGGGIYTXMYTIICFIFCAVL, from the exons atgatgatgGATGAAGATATTGAGCAAGCCACTCTTATCTCTTACACTGACAAGCCAAGGACTTTTCCAGACATGCGTAGTAAAACCTACAGTCCATTG ATAATCCGGATTCTGAGAAATTTAAATGTTCGTGCCCTTTCTGTTCTTCTGCTTTTGAGCTTTGGAGGGATCTTTTACATGGGAGCACGCACTTCTCCCGTCATTGTGTTCGTCTTTGTAGTATGCATCATCAGCTTCATGTTGTCAGTATATCTGACCAAGTGGGTATTAGCAAAAGATGAAGGACCTCCAGAGATGGTTCAG ATATCAGATGCTATACGTGATGGAGCTGAAGGATTTTTCAGAACACAGTATGGTACTATATCAAAGATGGCGTTCTTGCTAGCTTTCGTGATTCTTTGCATATACTTGTTCCGTAACTTAACCCCCCAGCAAGAGGCTTCTGGTCTTGGAAG GACAATGTCTGCATATATTACTGTTGCTGCATTTCTTTTGGGCGCGTTATGCTCAGGCATTGCTGGATATGTTGGAATGTGGGTGTCAGTTCGTGCTAATGTGCGGGTCTCCAGTGCTGCTAGACGATCCGCAAGGGAAGCATTACAG ATAGCTGTTCGTGCTGGTGGATTCTCAGCGCTGGTTGTTGTTGGTATGGCTGTGATTGGTATTGCCATCCTGTATTCTACATTTTATGTATGGTTGGACGTGGATTCACCAGGCTCAATGAAGGTTACTGATC tgcctcttcttcttgtggGATATGGATTTGGGGCATCATTTGTTGCCTTATTTGCTCAGTTGGGTGGTGGAATATACACTANAATGTACACAatcatttgttttatcttttgtgCTGTGTTATAA
- the LOC104775782 gene encoding uncharacterized protein LOC104775782, translated as MKQPATPNAAEETTAEQKQKSKKFPTPTELISHYQKRGLEPAEASIKVIEDLQNALVRVVSSSRNQSSKDKLVTDARKIDAINGRLAVVDAKLETKPGYVETFVLGLASGAALNGVNAVWPHLTRGIAQIWSAVKSGTDPSSSAP; from the coding sequence atgaagcaaccGGCGACACCGAACGCGGCGGAGGAAACTACAGCAGAACAAAAGCAGAAATCGAAGAAATTCCCTACTCCGACGGAACTAATCTCTCACTACCAGAAACGAGGCCTTGAACCAGCCGAAGCTTCGATTAAGGTCATCGAAGACCTCCAAAACGCGCTAGTCCGGGTCGTTTCGTCTTCCAGAAACCAATCCAGTAAGGATAAGCTTGTAACCGACGCCAGAAAAATCGACGCCATTAACGGAAGGCTCGCAGTCGTCGACGCCAAGCTGGAGACCAAACCTGGATACGTTGAGACTTTCGTGCTGGGTTTAGCTTCTGGTGCTGCACTTAACGGAGTTAACGCCGTCTGGCCTCACCTCACCAGAGGCATTGCCCAAATTTGGTCCGCCGTTAAGAGCGGGACTGATCCTTCTTCATCTGCCCCTTGA